The following proteins come from a genomic window of Campylobacter coli 76339:
- a CDS encoding Methionine synthase II (cobalamin-independent): protein MKLDQVGSFLRPKILKEARENFALGKIDEEQLRSIEDSCIRDLLEECDKAGIYYLSDGELRRSWWHLDFYWGFGGIKKIKKEKGYIFKGIETRAEGIEIESKIECNNHPFLKDFERLMQIAKGLKIDTNRLKLTIPSPSMLLYMLFIRGGKNTEFNYYGKDFTKLKNDILNAYENFYKEFAALGGVYLQLDDTSFGSLCDYEFCALNEINADDICEEYVDFLNESLKTMPKNIMSAIHICRGNYRSRYVASGGYMKVAKKLFGELRVDKFFLEFDDERAGDFEPLKYINDQIAVLGILTSKTNESPSAEELKARVKVAAQFLSPKQIEISTQCGFSSTEEGNEIFTHSQWEKIKLLKQVLSELENEGFFS, encoded by the coding sequence ATGAAATTAGATCAAGTGGGCTCTTTTTTAAGACCCAAAATTTTGAAAGAAGCTAGAGAAAATTTTGCCTTAGGGAAAATCGATGAGGAACAACTTCGTAGCATTGAAGATTCTTGCATAAGAGATCTTTTAGAAGAATGTGATAAGGCGGGAATTTATTATTTAAGCGATGGAGAATTACGCCGTTCTTGGTGGCATCTTGATTTTTACTGGGGTTTTGGTGGTATTAAAAAAATCAAAAAAGAAAAGGGTTATATCTTTAAAGGGATAGAAACAAGAGCTGAAGGTATAGAAATTGAAAGTAAAATCGAGTGCAATAATCATCCTTTTTTAAAAGATTTTGAAAGATTAATGCAAATCGCAAAAGGTTTAAAAATAGATACAAATCGCTTAAAACTTACCATTCCAAGTCCATCAATGCTTTTATATATGCTTTTTATCCGTGGGGGCAAAAACACAGAATTTAATTACTATGGTAAAGATTTTACAAAACTTAAAAATGATATTTTAAATGCTTATGAAAATTTTTACAAAGAATTTGCAGCTCTTGGTGGAGTATATTTGCAACTTGATGATACAAGCTTTGGTTCTTTATGTGATTATGAATTTTGTGCTTTAAATGAAATTAACGCAGATGATATTTGTGAAGAATATGTAGATTTTTTAAATGAGAGTTTAAAAACTATGCCAAAAAACATAATGAGTGCGATTCATATTTGTCGTGGAAACTACCGCAGTCGCTATGTGGCAAGCGGAGGCTATATGAAAGTTGCTAAGAAGCTTTTTGGCGAACTTAGAGTCGATAAATTCTTCTTAGAATTTGACGATGAAAGAGCTGGAGATTTTGAACCTTTAAAATATATAAATGATCAAATTGCGGTTTTAGGAATTCTTACTAGCAAAACCAATGAAAGTCCGAGCGCAGAAGAGTTAAAAGCGAGAGTGAAAGTAGCAGCTCAATTTTTAAGCCCAAAACAAATTGAAATCAGCACACAGTGTGGCTTTAGCTCCACTGAAGAAGGAAATGAAATCTTCACTCATTCTCAATGGGAAAAAATTAAACTTTTAAAACAAGTTTTAAGTGAGCTTGAAAATGAAGGATTTTTCTCTTGA
- a CDS encoding Predicted dehydrogenases and related proteins, which translates to MKIGIIGLGKMGQNHLNELSKNKNFKINALFDMVENKNLNAPFFTNLDEFLNQDNDIIIIATPTNSHLEIARKVFCKCKCVLIEKPLALNLNEIDEISNLAKDHDVKVGVGFCERFNPAVLALKKELQNEEIISINIQRFSTYPQRISDVGILQDLAVHDLDLLHFLSGEKITNANILKSFNKDKQREDESIITCKLEKTIACVHQSWNSTQRLRKITLMSKNHFYEANLADFSLSKDGQSLELMTQTPLFGEHMALYDLFLNKENYLANIQNAYAVQEILEKF; encoded by the coding sequence TTGAAAATAGGAATTATAGGTCTTGGAAAAATGGGACAAAACCATTTAAACGAACTTAGTAAAAATAAAAATTTTAAAATCAATGCTTTGTTTGATATGGTTGAAAATAAAAATTTAAATGCACCCTTTTTTACCAATTTAGATGAATTTTTAAATCAAGATAATGATATCATCATCATTGCAACGCCGACAAATTCACATTTAGAAATAGCTAGAAAGGTTTTTTGTAAGTGCAAATGCGTATTGATTGAAAAACCTTTAGCACTGAATTTAAATGAAATAGATGAAATTTCAAATTTAGCTAAAGACCATGATGTAAAAGTGGGTGTGGGATTTTGCGAGAGATTTAATCCTGCGGTTTTAGCTCTAAAAAAGGAGCTTCAAAACGAGGAAATTATCAGCATTAACATACAAAGATTTTCCACTTACCCACAAAGAATCAGTGATGTAGGAATTTTACAAGATTTGGCTGTGCATGATCTTGACTTGCTTCATTTTTTAAGTGGAGAGAAAATTACAAACGCTAACATTTTAAAAAGCTTCAATAAAGACAAACAAAGAGAAGATGAGAGCATTATAACTTGCAAGCTAGAAAAAACGATCGCTTGTGTGCATCAAAGCTGGAACAGCACACAAAGACTAAGAAAAATTACACTTATGAGTAAAAATCATTTTTACGAGGCAAATTTAGCAGATTTTTCCTTAAGCAAAGACGGACAAAGCTTGGAGTTGATGACGCAAACTCCGCTTTTTGGGGAGCATATGGCTTTATATGATTTGTTTTTAAATAAGGAAAATTACCTAGCAAATATACAAAATGCTTACGCTGTGCAAGAAATTTTAGAAAAATTTTAA
- a CDS encoding Ferrochelatase, protoheme ferro-lyase, with translation MKLVLFLNMGGATNLQDCETFLKNMFNDPYILGIKNKFIRRFVAWIITKSRVKAMRENYKQMGGKSPLNELTQSLCEKLNTKTKDFKFDFVNLYVPPFANKVLQKYTLNENDEIILFPLYPHHSSTTVTSSLEVLQNEISKQKIKAKIKTVDIFYENTLYNEMIISHILAKKSEFDAKTLIFSAHSLPQSIIDKGDLYEKHVNHHVELLKEKLKDHFDEIILAYQSKLGPVKWLEPNTSDILANLDNKALIYPISFCIDCSETIFELGIEYKHLAKCDYDLITCPNDSDEFAQFVLKYLSDFN, from the coding sequence ATGAAATTGGTTTTATTTTTAAATATGGGCGGAGCCACAAATTTACAAGATTGTGAAACTTTTTTAAAAAATATGTTTAACGATCCTTATATTTTGGGTATTAAAAATAAATTTATAAGAAGATTTGTAGCGTGGATCATTACAAAATCTCGTGTAAAAGCTATGAGAGAAAATTATAAACAAATGGGTGGAAAATCTCCACTCAATGAGCTTACTCAAAGTTTGTGCGAAAAACTTAATACAAAAACAAAAGACTTTAAATTTGACTTTGTCAATCTTTATGTGCCACCTTTTGCAAATAAAGTTTTGCAAAAATACACTTTAAACGAAAATGATGAAATCATTCTTTTTCCGCTTTATCCACATCACTCAAGCACCACAGTTACTTCATCGCTTGAAGTTTTGCAAAATGAAATTTCAAAACAAAAAATCAAAGCAAAAATAAAGACTGTGGACATTTTTTATGAAAATACGCTTTATAATGAAATGATTATTTCTCACATTTTGGCTAAAAAAAGTGAGTTTGATGCTAAAACTTTGATTTTTTCAGCACATTCCTTACCGCAAAGCATTATCGACAAGGGTGATTTATATGAAAAACATGTCAATCATCATGTAGAACTTTTAAAAGAAAAATTGAAAGATCATTTTGATGAGATTATCTTAGCTTACCAATCAAAACTAGGTCCAGTAAAATGGCTTGAACCAAATACAAGCGATATTTTGGCAAATTTAGATAACAAAGCTTTGATTTATCCTATTTCTTTTTGCATAGATTGTTCTGAAACGATTTTTGAGCTAGGTATAGAGTATAAACATTTAGCAAAATGTGATTATGATTTAATCACTTGCCCAAATGATAGCGATGAATTTGCTCAATTTGTTTTAAAGTATTTATCTGATTTTAACTGA
- a CDS encoding Ammonium transporter: protein MNAINSSFIVLCTLLVLLMTPALAMFYSGMVRSKNTLNTIMNCFIVFGVITLQWVVLGFSLSFGKDEGLGLVGNFENFLLEGISGYNASGVPNILFVIFQMMFALIASAIITGSLVGRIKLGVLVIFLLFWSTLVYDVLAHMIWSSEGFLLKRGSLDFAGGGVVHISSGVAGLVGALMVGARKSDDEDKNAHSIPYAFLGAILLFIGWLGFNAGSAGEMNDIAINAFIVSIISAACGFLSWVVLEWLIHKKPTILGGLSGLVAGLVGITPACGYVDIYASLVIGALSSVFCYFGLSFIKYKLKWDDSLDAFSLHGIGGIWGGIATGLFASAKVNPNVVAQNALGEGFFISGSLELLKEQIFAIVICVVLSALVSFIIFKIISFFTDLRVKEEVEQEGLDVSLHGEKAYTLA, encoded by the coding sequence ATGAATGCGATAAATTCAAGTTTTATTGTGTTGTGTACTTTGCTAGTTTTGCTTATGACTCCAGCTTTGGCAATGTTTTATTCAGGTATGGTAAGAAGTAAAAATACTCTTAATACCATAATGAATTGCTTTATCGTTTTTGGTGTTATTACTTTACAATGGGTAGTACTTGGATTTAGTCTTTCTTTTGGTAAAGATGAAGGACTTGGGCTTGTGGGAAATTTCGAGAATTTCCTCTTAGAGGGTATTAGCGGATACAACGCTTCAGGCGTTCCAAATATTCTTTTTGTGATTTTTCAAATGATGTTTGCACTTATTGCATCTGCTATTATAACAGGCTCTTTGGTGGGAAGAATCAAACTGGGTGTTTTGGTGATATTTCTACTTTTTTGGAGTACTTTAGTTTATGATGTGTTAGCGCATATGATTTGGAGCAGTGAGGGATTTTTGCTTAAAAGAGGAAGTCTTGATTTTGCTGGGGGCGGTGTTGTGCATATCAGCTCTGGGGTTGCCGGACTTGTAGGAGCTTTGATGGTAGGCGCTAGAAAAAGTGATGATGAGGATAAAAACGCGCATTCTATTCCTTATGCTTTCTTGGGTGCGATTTTGCTTTTTATAGGATGGTTAGGTTTTAATGCTGGAAGTGCTGGCGAAATGAATGATATTGCTATCAATGCTTTTATAGTAAGTATTATATCAGCAGCTTGTGGCTTTTTATCTTGGGTAGTACTTGAGTGGCTCATCCATAAAAAACCGACTATTTTAGGTGGGCTTAGTGGACTTGTAGCAGGGCTTGTGGGGATTACTCCAGCTTGTGGTTATGTAGATATTTATGCTTCTCTTGTTATAGGGGCTTTGTCTTCTGTATTTTGTTATTTTGGTTTGAGTTTTATCAAATACAAACTCAAATGGGATGATTCTTTAGATGCTTTTTCTTTGCACGGAATTGGAGGTATTTGGGGAGGAATCGCCACAGGACTTTTTGCAAGCGCTAAAGTAAATCCTAATGTGGTTGCCCAAAATGCACTTGGCGAGGGATTTTTTATCAGTGGAAGTTTAGAGCTTTTAAAAGAGCAAATTTTTGCTATTGTGATTTGCGTGGTTTTGTCAGCTCTTGTAAGCTTTATTATTTTTAAGATCATTTCTTTTTTTACAGACTTAAGAGTAAAAGAAGAAGTAGAGCAAGAAGGTTTAGATGTGAGCTTGCACGGAGAAAAAGCTTATACTTTGGCTTAG
- a CDS encoding Selenophosphate-dependent tRNA 2-selenouridine synthase codes for MLNEVDFAEFQKENFSLLIDARSPREFLHSHLIGALNFYALNDEEYQEIGTIYKKNQALAKARGASYICQNMSKHILELTHKFRIGDKIGIYCSRGGLRSKSIAVILSELGYRVVRLKGGFKAYRSFLAHYFDNEIKLDFFALCGNTGCGKTELLELLPHHLNLEKMANHLGSSFGDILGAQPTQKAFEASLFYTLNSLKDFIFIESESRKIGEIVLPLKLYEKMQKAFKIHCFCSLEKRIDRIQKIYQEKMTPLKFKECLAKISPYISTNFRQDLLKSYEQREWQRLIALLLAYYDKSYKKPQKIDFELNTDDIFKAKEELLGYFKTQLLF; via the coding sequence ATGTTAAATGAAGTAGATTTTGCGGAATTTCAAAAAGAAAATTTCTCTCTTTTAATCGATGCAAGAAGTCCTAGGGAATTTTTACATTCTCATTTGATAGGGGCGTTGAATTTTTATGCTTTAAATGATGAAGAATATCAAGAAATAGGGACAATTTATAAAAAAAATCAAGCTTTGGCTAAGGCTAGGGGTGCGAGTTATATTTGTCAAAATATGTCAAAGCATATCTTAGAGCTTACCCACAAATTCCGTATAGGAGATAAGATCGGAATTTACTGCTCTCGTGGGGGTTTGCGTTCAAAATCTATTGCAGTGATTTTGAGCGAATTGGGTTATAGAGTGGTGCGTTTAAAGGGTGGCTTTAAAGCTTATAGAAGTTTTTTGGCGCACTATTTTGATAATGAAATAAAATTAGATTTTTTTGCTCTTTGTGGTAATACAGGCTGTGGTAAAACAGAGCTTTTGGAGCTTTTACCCCATCATTTAAATTTAGAAAAAATGGCAAATCATCTAGGATCATCTTTTGGCGATATTTTAGGCGCTCAGCCTACGCAAAAAGCTTTTGAAGCAAGCCTTTTTTATACTTTAAACTCTTTAAAAGATTTTATCTTTATAGAGAGCGAAAGTCGTAAAATAGGTGAAATAGTTTTACCTTTAAAGCTTTATGAAAAAATGCAAAAAGCATTTAAAATTCATTGTTTTTGTTCTTTAGAAAAGCGCATAGACAGGATACAAAAGATCTATCAAGAAAAAATGACTCCTTTAAAATTTAAAGAATGTCTTGCTAAGATCAGTCCTTATATCAGTACAAATTTTCGCCAGGATTTGCTAAAAAGTTATGAGCAAAGAGAATGGCAAAGGCTTATTGCTTTGCTTTTGGCTTATTATGATAAGAGTTATAAAAAGCCACAAAAAATAGATTTTGAGCTAAACACTGATGATATCTTCAAAGCCAAAGAAGAGCTTTTAGGCTATTTTAAAACGCAATTGCTTTTTTAA
- a CDS encoding HIT family protein has product MQYLYAPWRSEYFEKEKSKCPFCDCANKIKSDEELGVIFRAKHCFGVMNRYPYSAGHFMIIPYLHEEHIENLSDEAWQEISQFVRLGVRILKSELHAGGVNIGMNLSKDAGAGIAPHCHYHLVPRWAGDTNFITTIGETRVCGTNIEQVYQKLVLAFKNVK; this is encoded by the coding sequence ATGCAGTATTTGTATGCACCATGGCGAAGTGAGTATTTTGAAAAAGAAAAGAGCAAGTGTCCTTTTTGTGATTGTGCTAATAAAATCAAAAGCGACGAAGAATTAGGAGTGATTTTTAGGGCCAAGCATTGTTTTGGTGTGATGAACCGCTATCCTTATTCTGCAGGGCATTTTATGATAATACCTTATTTGCATGAAGAGCATATAGAAAATTTAAGTGATGAAGCTTGGCAAGAGATAAGTCAATTTGTGCGTCTAGGGGTAAGAATTTTAAAAAGTGAACTCCATGCAGGTGGGGTAAATATCGGTATGAATTTGAGTAAAGATGCAGGTGCTGGTATAGCTCCTCATTGTCATTATCATCTAGTGCCGCGTTGGGCGGGAGATACTAATTTTATCACCACTATAGGAGAGACTAGGGTTTGTGGTACCAATATAGAACAAGTTTATCAAAAACTTGTTTTGGCGTTTAAAAATGTTAAATGA
- a CDS encoding Indole-3-glycerol phosphate synthase, whose translation MILDKIFEKTKEDLKERKARLPYDVLGRSLASNPFFPKDVKAALKRIENEVRIIAEVKKASPSKGVIRENFDPLDIALKYEKNGAAAISVLTEPHFFQGSLEYLSMIRRYTRAPLLRKDFIFDEYQILEALVYGADFVLLIARMLSMKELKRLLEFTRHLGLEALVEIHDKEDLSKAIFSGADIIGINHRNLDDFSMDMNLCEKLIPQIPNSKIIIAESGLEDKDFLRHLQKLGVDAFLIGEYFMRQNDEGEALKALL comes from the coding sequence ATGATTTTAGATAAAATTTTTGAAAAAACTAAAGAAGATTTGAAAGAGCGTAAGGCGCGATTGCCTTATGATGTGTTGGGACGGTCTTTGGCATCGAATCCTTTTTTTCCTAAAGATGTTAAAGCTGCTTTAAAAAGAATAGAAAATGAAGTAAGAATTATCGCAGAGGTTAAAAAAGCTAGTCCAAGTAAGGGAGTTATAAGGGAAAATTTTGATCCTTTAGATATAGCTTTAAAATACGAAAAAAATGGAGCTGCTGCTATTTCAGTTTTAACAGAACCGCATTTTTTTCAAGGGAGTTTAGAATACCTTAGCATGATACGCCGTTATACGCGCGCTCCTTTGTTGCGAAAGGATTTTATTTTTGATGAGTATCAAATTTTAGAAGCTTTGGTTTATGGGGCGGATTTTGTTTTGCTTATTGCTAGAATGTTAAGTATGAAAGAGCTTAAAAGATTGCTTGAATTTACAAGACATTTGGGACTTGAAGCCTTGGTGGAAATTCACGATAAAGAAGATTTGAGCAAAGCGATTTTTTCAGGAGCTGATATTATAGGCATAAATCATCGCAATTTGGATGATTTTTCCATGGATATGAATTTATGCGAAAAACTCATCCCGCAAATTCCAAATTCAAAAATTATTATCGCAGAAAGTGGTTTAGAGGATAAAGATTTTTTAAGGCATTTGCAAAAATTAGGCGTTGATGCTTTTTTAATCGGAGAATATTTTATGCGTCAAAACGATGAAGGAGAGGCTTTGAAAGCCTTGCTTTAA
- a CDS encoding Putative lipoprotein: MYRNLLFVLIGFFLTACGASKTIIAYPNYKEQKSNEFDLRIMKAYNYEYFNQYKEARDEFLALFRDYNITNFLENAFLLTLANNLDKKEEINNIAKPYLDKNDNLKRLSALYALNSYNLKEAQKLVQELLKKKSDDPRNLELYGDVLMRQNNLKDAIKYYQLVYNQNQNEEILFKLVGVYAILNDTSSIKNILENSKNINGCTLKTCILLAKIYNDEGNSKALQEIYIELYNITKNKSFILALIELLSSQNKDKEALHFALKYNVDDDMKLYLYQRLKLYNKAKDLSMQIYKRTQEKEYLLRAAVFEFEEANLKKKITPQVVALVSEKFSNAIDENSDALYLNYYGYLLIDYDLDLEKGMKLVELALKKEPQNLYYLDSLAWGYYKQGDCKKAWEILKQTLEDKEFANSDESKAHEKAIKACIKP; the protein is encoded by the coding sequence ATGTATAGGAATTTGTTATTTGTCTTAATAGGATTTTTTCTAACTGCATGCGGAGCTTCAAAAACAATCATAGCATATCCTAATTACAAAGAGCAAAAGAGTAATGAATTTGATTTAAGAATTATGAAAGCTTATAATTATGAATATTTTAATCAATACAAAGAAGCTAGAGATGAATTTTTAGCACTTTTTAGGGATTATAATATTACTAATTTTTTAGAAAATGCATTTTTACTGACTCTAGCAAATAACCTTGATAAAAAAGAAGAGATAAATAATATAGCCAAGCCTTATCTTGATAAAAATGATAACCTTAAGCGTCTTAGCGCACTCTACGCCTTAAATTCTTACAATCTTAAAGAAGCGCAAAAGCTTGTTCAAGAGCTTTTAAAGAAAAAAAGCGATGATCCAAGAAATTTGGAACTTTATGGAGATGTTTTGATGCGTCAAAATAATTTAAAAGACGCTATAAAGTATTATCAACTAGTTTATAATCAAAATCAAAATGAGGAGATATTGTTTAAACTCGTGGGTGTTTATGCGATATTAAATGATACTTCAAGTATTAAAAATATATTGGAAAATTCGAAAAATATTAACGGTTGTACTCTTAAAACTTGTATTTTGCTAGCAAAAATTTATAATGACGAGGGAAATAGCAAAGCTTTACAAGAAATTTATATAGAGCTTTATAATATTACAAAAAACAAAAGCTTTATCCTAGCTCTTATCGAGCTTTTAAGTTCTCAAAATAAAGACAAAGAAGCATTGCATTTTGCTTTAAAATATAATGTAGATGATGATATGAAGCTTTATTTGTATCAAAGGTTAAAATTATACAACAAGGCTAAAGATCTTAGTATGCAAATTTATAAACGCACTCAAGAGAAAGAATATCTTTTGCGTGCAGCAGTGTTTGAATTTGAAGAAGCAAATTTGAAGAAAAAAATCACTCCGCAGGTTGTTGCTCTTGTGAGTGAAAAATTTTCTAATGCGATTGATGAAAACAGTGATGCTTTGTATTTAAATTATTATGGGTATTTATTGATAGATTATGATTTGGATCTTGAAAAAGGTATGAAATTGGTTGAACTTGCCTTAAAAAAAGAGCCTCAAAATTTATACTATTTGGATTCTTTAGCGTGGGGGTATTATAAACAGGGTGATTGTAAAAAGGCTTGGGAAATTTTGAAGCAAACTTTAGAGGATAAAGAATTTGCAAATTCTGATGAGAGTAAAGCTCATGAAAAAGCGATAAAGGCGTGTATTAAACCATGA
- a CDS encoding tRNA (adenine37-N(6))-methyltransferase TrmN6 — MQDSIKLAQLSDGYRYNSDSLLLSDFVLKMGIKNQVLEVGSGCGIIGILLKKFVSNLDLSLLDIQQENIELIHRNLKHNNIYAEVFHKDFRNFQNDKKFDFIVCNPPFYRDGAYESENTHKNISKFQKYLTLNEFIARSNALLKPMGVLYFCYEALALDKICLVLESKKLKLTKIRFIHTHQDAHARLVLIQARKSVKSPCEILPPFFVYKNENLSEEMEEIHSGFRLESYDI, encoded by the coding sequence ATGCAAGATAGTATCAAATTAGCTCAGTTGAGTGATGGTTATCGTTATAATAGCGATTCTTTACTTTTATCCGATTTTGTCTTAAAAATGGGTATAAAAAATCAAGTTTTAGAAGTGGGTTCAGGATGTGGCATTATAGGAATTTTGCTTAAGAAGTTTGTTTCTAATTTGGATTTATCTTTACTTGATATACAACAAGAAAATATAGAATTAATTCATCGTAATTTAAAACACAATAATATATATGCTGAAGTATTTCATAAAGATTTTAGAAATTTTCAAAATGACAAAAAATTTGATTTTATAGTTTGTAATCCACCTTTTTATAGGGATGGAGCTTATGAGAGTGAAAATACACATAAAAATATAAGTAAATTTCAAAAATATTTGACTTTAAATGAATTTATTGCTAGATCTAATGCTTTGTTAAAACCTATGGGGGTATTGTATTTTTGTTACGAAGCTTTAGCTTTGGATAAAATTTGCCTTGTTTTAGAGAGTAAAAAGCTAAAATTAACTAAAATTCGATTTATACATACCCATCAAGATGCTCATGCAAGACTTGTATTGATACAGGCTAGAAAAAGTGTAAAATCACCGTGTGAGATTTTGCCTCCTTTTTTTGTTTATAAAAATGAGAATTTGAGTGAAGAAATGGAAGAGATTCACTCTGGATTTAGGTTGGAAAGCTATGATATTTAA